A region of Rhizobium grahamii DNA encodes the following proteins:
- a CDS encoding nucleoside deaminase, translating to MELALDEARAAGERGEVPIGAVLVLDGAVIARAGNRTRELNDVTAHAEVLAIRMACEALDQERLTGADLYVTLEPCTMCAAAISFARIRRLYYGAEDPKGGGVDNGVRFYGQPTCHHAPEVYSGLNEVRAAEMLRGFFQGKRD from the coding sequence ATGGAGCTTGCGCTTGACGAAGCCCGTGCCGCAGGCGAACGCGGCGAAGTCCCGATTGGAGCCGTGCTGGTGCTCGACGGGGCGGTGATCGCACGAGCGGGCAACCGCACACGCGAGCTGAACGACGTCACGGCGCATGCCGAAGTTCTCGCCATCCGCATGGCTTGCGAAGCGCTCGATCAGGAGCGCCTGACCGGCGCCGATCTCTACGTGACGCTCGAACCGTGCACCATGTGCGCGGCCGCGATCTCCTTTGCCCGCATCCGGCGCCTCTACTACGGCGCGGAAGATCCGAAGGGTGGCGGGGTGGACAACGGCGTTCGGTTTTACGGACAGCCGACGTGTCATCATGCGCCAGAGGTTTATTCCGGGCTGAACGAGGTGCGGGCGGCGGAGATGCTGCGGGGGTTCTTTCAGGGGAAGCGGGATTAG
- the rsmD gene encoding 16S rRNA (guanine(966)-N(2))-methyltransferase RsmD gives MRIVGGEFRGRPLAVPKSNDIRPTADRTRESLFNILSHAYPECVDGTRILDLFAGTGAVGLEAVSRGCRHALFVENSVEGRGLLWENIDALGLHGRTRILRRDATDLGSVGNLEPFHILFADPPYGKGLGEKAMAAAAKGGWLVPGAIAVLEERSDVVVSVDPSYLFLESRIFGDTRVHFYRYQPQ, from the coding sequence GTGCGGATCGTCGGCGGTGAGTTTCGCGGACGGCCGCTCGCCGTACCAAAATCAAATGACATCCGGCCGACTGCCGACCGGACGCGTGAGAGCCTGTTCAATATTCTGAGCCATGCCTATCCGGAATGCGTCGACGGCACCCGGATACTGGATCTCTTTGCCGGCACCGGCGCCGTCGGCCTTGAAGCTGTCTCACGCGGCTGCCGCCACGCGCTGTTCGTTGAAAACAGTGTCGAGGGCAGGGGCCTGCTCTGGGAAAACATCGATGCGCTCGGCCTGCATGGCCGGACGCGCATCCTCAGGCGCGACGCGACCGACCTCGGCAGCGTCGGCAATCTCGAGCCGTTTCATATCCTCTTCGCAGACCCGCCCTATGGGAAGGGACTGGGAGAGAAGGCGATGGCTGCCGCGGCAAAAGGCGGCTGGCTGGTACCCGGTGCGATTGCAGTGCTCGAAGAGCGCTCCGATGTTGTCGTTTCGGTCGACCCTTCCTATCTGTTCCTGGAAAGCCGCATCTTCGGCGATACACGGGTTCATTTCTACCGCTATCAGCCCCAGTAG
- a CDS encoding patatin-like phospholipase family protein has protein sequence MAVAFGGGGARGLAHIHVIETLNELGIRPVAIAGSSIGAIMGAGMAAGMSGADIREHALMTVGNKTAVVSRLWGLRPQTVRDAVANGVRIGQFNLERILKAFLPADLPDHFSDLQIPMRVIATDYYGQNEVIVEEGALFPALAASSAIPAVFMPVRLYGRVMIDGGISNPVPYECLMDKADIVIGIDVVGAPEGDGTHIPNRMESIFGSGQLMMQTAISLKLRLQAPHIFLRPAVGRTGVMDFLKAREVLAMSAGVKDELKYALDGAIEAHQRA, from the coding sequence GTGGCCGTCGCTTTCGGCGGCGGTGGCGCCCGTGGCCTTGCGCACATCCATGTCATCGAGACACTGAACGAACTCGGCATTCGCCCCGTCGCGATCGCGGGCTCCTCGATCGGTGCGATCATGGGTGCGGGCATGGCGGCCGGAATGAGCGGCGCCGACATTCGCGAACATGCGCTCATGACCGTCGGCAACAAGACGGCGGTGGTCAGCCGCCTCTGGGGATTGCGTCCGCAAACGGTGCGTGACGCAGTCGCCAACGGCGTCCGCATCGGCCAGTTCAATCTTGAGCGGATCCTGAAGGCGTTTCTCCCCGCCGATCTGCCGGACCATTTCTCCGATCTTCAGATCCCGATGCGGGTGATCGCGACCGACTATTACGGCCAGAACGAAGTGATCGTCGAGGAAGGGGCTCTCTTTCCGGCGCTCGCCGCATCCTCCGCCATCCCGGCGGTTTTCATGCCCGTTCGCCTTTACGGGCGGGTGATGATCGATGGCGGTATCAGCAATCCGGTTCCCTACGAATGCCTCATGGACAAGGCCGACATCGTGATCGGCATCGATGTCGTGGGTGCGCCTGAGGGAGACGGAACGCATATCCCGAACCGCATGGAGAGCATTTTCGGCTCAGGGCAGCTGATGATGCAGACGGCGATATCGTTGAAGCTCCGGCTCCAGGCGCCGCATATCTTCCTTCGACCCGCCGTCGGCAGAACCGGCGTCATGGATTTCCTCAAGGCCCGCGAAGTTCTGGCGATGTCTGCGGGCGTCAAGGACGAACTGAAGTATGCGCTCGACGGTGCCATCGAGGCGCATCAAAGAGCTTAG
- a CDS encoding monovalent cation:proton antiporter-2 (CPA2) family protein — protein sequence MSEPNALFSETILLLGGAVVSAPIFKRLGLGTVLGYLAAGVVIGPIFHGLTDGDQILAVAELGVVFLLFIIGLELKPSRLWQMRRDIFGLGTAQVLLTGALLSLVAWLSGVLDWRGGIIAGFGLALSSTAFAMQILDDEGDVNTRYGQRSFSMLLFQDLAIVPLLALINILDTGKGHGAPVLDFAIAIGAVGAMIIMGRYLLTPLFQIIARTGAREAMIAAALFVVMGSASLMQLAGLSMAMGAFLSGVMLAESSYRHELEADIEPFRGVLLAIFFIAVGLSLQLDVLWDNALLIVIAVPVVMIAKGLVIYAISRIAGSSHDDAIRIAFLLPQGGEFGFVLFSAAGAAGLMPSSTASLLIAIVTLSMALTPIGTMLSKRLLTGDKQEEQLDEDFEGAGADVLMIGFSRFGQISAQILLAGGRAVTVIDTSADRIRQASSFGFRIYFGDGTRKDVLRAAGVEHAKIVVVCTQKREVTDKIVELVQDEYPHAKLFVRSYDRIHSIALRNRNVDYELRETLESGLLFGRRTLEALGVSEVDAYEIGEDIRRRDEQRLVLQVSKGLEAGRDMLYSEPVKPEPLVKPKRTMDFSADPLAGTAEVTADA from the coding sequence ATGTCCGAACCCAACGCGCTTTTTTCCGAAACGATCCTGCTGCTTGGCGGCGCCGTCGTTTCGGCGCCGATCTTCAAACGGCTCGGATTGGGCACCGTTCTCGGCTACCTTGCGGCCGGCGTCGTGATCGGGCCGATCTTTCACGGGCTTACCGACGGCGACCAGATCCTTGCCGTTGCCGAGCTCGGCGTCGTCTTCCTGCTCTTCATCATCGGCCTGGAACTGAAGCCCAGCCGATTGTGGCAAATGCGGCGGGACATCTTCGGGCTTGGTACGGCACAGGTGTTGCTGACCGGCGCCCTGCTGTCGCTCGTCGCGTGGCTTTCGGGCGTGCTCGACTGGCGCGGCGGCATCATTGCCGGGTTCGGGCTCGCGCTGTCTTCGACCGCCTTTGCCATGCAGATCCTCGACGACGAAGGCGACGTCAACACGCGCTACGGCCAGCGATCCTTCTCGATGCTGCTCTTTCAGGATCTGGCGATCGTGCCCCTGCTGGCATTGATCAACATCCTCGACACTGGAAAAGGCCATGGCGCGCCGGTTCTCGATTTCGCCATCGCGATCGGCGCTGTCGGCGCGATGATCATCATGGGGCGTTATCTGCTGACGCCGTTGTTTCAGATCATCGCCCGCACCGGCGCGCGCGAGGCGATGATCGCTGCCGCCCTGTTCGTCGTGATGGGATCGGCAAGCCTGATGCAGCTTGCGGGCCTGTCGATGGCAATGGGCGCCTTTCTCTCGGGAGTGATGCTTGCCGAGTCCTCCTACCGGCATGAGTTGGAAGCCGACATCGAGCCTTTCCGCGGCGTGTTGCTCGCTATCTTTTTTATCGCCGTCGGCCTGTCGCTGCAGCTGGATGTGCTGTGGGACAATGCGCTGCTGATCGTCATCGCCGTCCCTGTGGTGATGATCGCGAAGGGTCTCGTCATCTACGCAATCAGCCGGATCGCAGGCTCCTCCCACGACGACGCCATCCGCATCGCGTTTCTGCTACCGCAGGGAGGCGAGTTCGGTTTCGTGCTTTTCTCGGCTGCCGGCGCGGCCGGCCTGATGCCGTCAAGCACGGCTTCGCTGCTGATCGCCATCGTGACATTGTCAATGGCGCTGACACCGATCGGAACGATGCTTTCCAAGCGATTGCTGACGGGCGACAAGCAGGAAGAGCAGCTTGACGAGGACTTCGAGGGAGCCGGGGCTGACGTTCTGATGATCGGCTTCTCCCGTTTCGGCCAGATCTCAGCGCAGATCCTGCTTGCCGGCGGGCGCGCGGTGACGGTCATAGACACCTCCGCCGATCGTATCCGCCAGGCGTCGTCCTTCGGCTTTCGGATCTACTTCGGCGACGGAACCCGCAAGGATGTGCTGCGCGCCGCCGGCGTGGAGCACGCGAAGATCGTCGTCGTCTGCACCCAGAAACGCGAGGTGACCGACAAGATCGTCGAACTGGTGCAGGATGAATATCCGCACGCCAAGCTTTTCGTACGCTCCTACGACCGCATTCATTCGATTGCGCTCCGCAACCGCAACGTCGACTACGAACTGCGCGAAACCCTGGAATCGGGTCTGCTCTTCGGCCGGAGGACGCTGGAAGCGCTTGGCGTCAGCGAGGTCGATGCCTACGAGATCGGAGAGGATATCCGCCGCCGTGACGAACAACGGCTGGTGCTGCAGGTCTCCAAGGGGCTCGAAGCCGGTCGCGACATGCTCTACTCCGAGCCCGTCAAGCCGGAGCCACTGGTCAAGCCGAAACGGACAATGGATTTCTCGGCGGACCCGCTGGCGGGGACGGCCGAAGTGACGGCCGACGCTTAG
- a CDS encoding TldD/PmbA family protein produces MSSEIDSSTLLSRASQLIDLARKAGADAADAVVVRSRSQSVSVRLGKVEGTESSESDDFALRVFVGKRVASVSANPGFDLAALAERAVAMAKVSPEDPFACLADEDKLAKSYPDLQLLDTTEVSSEQLREAALAAEAAALAVNGVTNSSGAGASSGMGGLVLVTSHGFEGSYMGSRFGRSVSVIAGEGTGMERDYDYDSRIYFADLDDPSEIGRRAGERTIKRINPRQVPTGKDVTVVFDPRVARGFVGHIAGAINGAAVARKTSFLRDKMGQQVLKAGLSITDDPLIVRGPSSRPFDGEGISGERLVMIEDGVLKHWFLSTSTGREIGMETNGRGVRGGTSVTPASTNLALEPGDISPEDLIRSVGNGFYITELIGQGVNMITGEYSRGATGFWIENGELTYPVSEVTIASNLKDMFMRVTPANDIDRKYGVAAPTLAIEGMTLAGR; encoded by the coding sequence ATGTCTTCTGAAATCGACTCCTCGACGCTTCTTTCCCGCGCAAGCCAATTGATCGACCTGGCCAGGAAGGCCGGAGCTGATGCCGCCGATGCGGTGGTGGTGCGTTCCCGCTCACAGTCCGTCAGTGTCCGCCTTGGCAAGGTTGAGGGCACCGAGTCCTCCGAAAGCGATGATTTCGCTCTGCGCGTTTTCGTCGGCAAGCGCGTCGCCAGCGTTTCTGCAAATCCGGGCTTCGATCTCGCAGCACTTGCCGAGCGCGCGGTCGCCATGGCCAAGGTTTCGCCGGAAGATCCGTTCGCTTGCCTTGCGGACGAAGACAAGCTCGCGAAATCCTACCCGGACCTGCAGTTGCTCGACACGACGGAGGTTTCCTCCGAACAGCTTCGCGAGGCGGCTCTGGCCGCCGAGGCGGCAGCACTTGCGGTCAACGGCGTCACGAATTCCTCCGGTGCCGGCGCATCGTCGGGAATGGGCGGATTGGTTCTGGTTACGTCGCACGGCTTCGAAGGCAGCTACATGGGGTCGCGCTTTGGTCGCTCCGTCAGCGTCATTGCCGGCGAAGGCACCGGCATGGAGCGCGACTACGATTACGATAGCCGCATCTATTTCGCCGATCTCGATGACCCCTCAGAGATCGGTCGCCGTGCGGGCGAGAGAACGATCAAGCGCATCAATCCGCGCCAGGTTCCGACAGGCAAGGACGTAACCGTTGTCTTCGATCCACGCGTTGCCCGTGGTTTCGTTGGCCATATCGCCGGCGCGATCAACGGCGCCGCCGTCGCGCGCAAAACCAGCTTCCTGCGCGACAAGATGGGCCAGCAGGTCCTGAAGGCGGGACTGTCGATCACCGATGACCCGTTGATCGTCCGCGGTCCGTCGTCTCGCCCGTTTGATGGCGAAGGCATTTCCGGCGAGCGGCTTGTCATGATCGAGGATGGCGTCCTCAAGCACTGGTTCCTCTCGACCTCGACAGGCCGCGAGATCGGCATGGAGACCAATGGCCGCGGCGTTCGCGGTGGAACTTCGGTAACGCCCGCATCGACCAATCTCGCGCTCGAACCCGGCGATATCTCGCCCGAGGATCTGATCCGCAGTGTCGGCAACGGCTTCTATATCACCGAGCTCATCGGCCAGGGCGTCAACATGATCACCGGCGAGTACAGCCGTGGAGCCACCGGCTTCTGGATCGAGAACGGTGAGTTGACCTACCCTGTCTCGGAAGTGACGATCGCATCGAACCTGAAAGACATGTTCATGCGCGTGACGCCCGCAAACGATATCGACCGCAAGTACGGCGTTGCAGCCCCGACGCTCGCGATTGAAGGAATGACGCTGGCCGGGCGCTGA
- a CDS encoding 3'(2'),5'-bisphosphate nucleotidase CysQ has protein sequence MSEASAARWQDDLHLIVDAAKQAGQVALGYFNQAPEVWWKNEGRSPVSAADFAANETLEAVLRAARPDYGWLSEETDDDEQRLSRSTLFIIDPIDGTRAFIGGLNLWCVSVAVVHDGRPVAGVLYAPALNELYEATASSVARKNGEVITVSAPQQGTSRFAIAEDVLAGFPDELRTRIERVKHVPSLAYRIAMVADGRIDGTFVKRNSHDWDLAAADLILERAGGRLVDLAGRDVIYNRPRVSHDELCAASHSELNDLITRTVRR, from the coding sequence ATGAGCGAAGCGAGTGCAGCCCGCTGGCAGGACGATTTGCATCTGATCGTCGATGCGGCGAAACAGGCTGGCCAGGTTGCTCTTGGTTACTTCAATCAGGCGCCTGAGGTCTGGTGGAAGAACGAGGGCCGCTCGCCCGTCAGTGCGGCGGACTTTGCTGCGAATGAAACGCTGGAAGCCGTTCTGCGGGCCGCCAGGCCTGATTATGGCTGGCTGTCGGAAGAGACTGACGATGACGAGCAGCGCCTGTCGCGTTCGACCCTGTTCATCATCGATCCGATCGACGGCACGCGCGCCTTCATCGGCGGATTGAACCTGTGGTGCGTCAGCGTTGCCGTGGTTCACGATGGCCGACCGGTTGCGGGCGTGCTCTACGCACCTGCGCTTAATGAACTTTACGAAGCAACCGCTTCGAGCGTGGCGCGCAAGAACGGCGAGGTGATCACCGTATCCGCCCCGCAGCAGGGCACTTCGCGTTTCGCCATCGCCGAAGATGTGCTCGCCGGCTTTCCGGATGAGCTCAGAACCCGGATCGAGCGCGTCAAGCATGTGCCGTCCCTGGCATACCGCATCGCCATGGTCGCGGACGGCCGTATCGACGGAACCTTCGTGAAGCGCAACTCCCACGACTGGGACCTGGCGGCAGCCGATCTGATCCTGGAGCGGGCAGGCGGGCGCCTCGTCGATCTCGCCGGCCGTGATGTAATCTACAACAGGCCGCGCGTTAGCCACGACGAACTCTGCGCGGCATCGCACTCCGAATTGAACGATCTGATAACCCGCACTGTGCGTCGATGA
- a CDS encoding DUF4170 domain-containing protein yields the protein MTNSSEKKQLLHLVFGGELESLDDVQFRDLKDLDIVGIFPDYATALTAWKGKAQSTVDNAHMRYFIVHMHRLLDPENKSGK from the coding sequence ATGACGAACTCCAGCGAAAAGAAACAACTTTTGCACCTTGTATTCGGCGGCGAACTGGAAAGTCTTGATGACGTTCAGTTCCGTGACCTCAAGGATCTGGATATCGTCGGTATTTTTCCGGATTATGCCACTGCGTTGACCGCGTGGAAGGGTAAGGCGCAGTCGACTGTCGACAATGCGCACATGCGTTATTTCATTGTACACATGCACCGCCTTTTGGATCCGGAAAACAAGTCCGGCAAATAA
- the waaA gene encoding lipid IV(A) 3-deoxy-D-manno-octulosonic acid transferase — protein MSGRMARLALGAYQAAGTLMTPFVGGYLTYRAAKGKEDRARRLERSGYASADRPAGPLIWFHAASVGEMNAVIPLIREIRRRDIHVILTTGTVTSAKLAAERVGNEAIHQYVPLDLKPAVSRFLDYWQPDCALIAESEIWPATIMELGRRRIPQILVNARMSDRSFARWSRRPSLADALFENLALVIAQSDVDAERFRDLGARQVIMSGNLKVDTDAPSYDAAVFARYKKQIGDRRTWAAISTFDGEEKAAGIVHRTLKERDGQLTIIVPRHPDRSDAIEAELVKQGLKVARRTRDDVLSPDVDVFLGDTIGEMGLYLRLTEVAFVGRSLFAEGGQNPLEPAMLGCAVLSGSNVQNFREAYQRLARRGSARMVRDTEMLAKGVHYLLTNDDARRKMIEAGVVAVQEMRGALTATLKGLEPYINPLTVKARLLPKTAAQR, from the coding sequence ATGAGCGGCCGTATGGCGCGGCTCGCGCTAGGCGCCTATCAGGCAGCCGGCACGCTGATGACGCCTTTCGTCGGTGGGTATCTGACCTACCGGGCCGCGAAGGGCAAGGAAGATCGCGCGCGCCGGCTGGAACGCTCGGGCTATGCAAGCGCCGACCGGCCTGCCGGCCCGCTGATCTGGTTTCATGCCGCAAGCGTCGGCGAGATGAATGCGGTCATTCCGTTGATCCGCGAGATCCGCCGTCGCGATATTCACGTCATCCTCACGACCGGCACCGTCACCTCGGCAAAGCTCGCTGCAGAGCGCGTCGGCAACGAGGCCATCCATCAATATGTGCCGCTCGATCTGAAGCCCGCCGTCAGCCGTTTTCTAGATTACTGGCAGCCGGACTGCGCCCTGATTGCCGAATCCGAGATCTGGCCGGCAACGATCATGGAGCTCGGCCGGCGCCGCATTCCGCAGATACTGGTCAATGCGCGCATGTCGGATCGCTCCTTCGCGCGCTGGAGCCGTCGTCCTTCGCTGGCTGACGCGCTGTTCGAGAACCTCGCGCTTGTCATCGCCCAGTCTGATGTCGATGCGGAGCGCTTCCGCGATCTCGGCGCGCGCCAGGTCATCATGTCCGGCAATCTGAAGGTCGATACCGACGCTCCTTCCTATGACGCGGCTGTCTTTGCCCGCTACAAGAAGCAGATCGGCGACCGCCGGACCTGGGCGGCGATCTCGACGTTCGACGGCGAGGAAAAAGCCGCCGGCATCGTTCACCGCACCCTCAAGGAGCGGGATGGCCAGCTGACCATCATCGTTCCGCGCCATCCGGACCGGTCGGATGCCATTGAAGCAGAACTCGTAAAGCAGGGCCTGAAGGTCGCGCGCCGCACCCGTGACGACGTTCTCTCGCCCGACGTCGACGTCTTCCTTGGCGACACGATCGGCGAGATGGGGCTTTATCTGCGTTTGACCGAGGTCGCCTTCGTTGGCCGTTCGCTGTTTGCCGAAGGCGGTCAGAACCCGCTTGAGCCGGCGATGCTCGGCTGCGCGGTCCTCTCCGGAAGCAATGTCCAGAATTTCAGGGAGGCCTATCAGAGGCTCGCCCGCCGCGGCAGTGCGCGTATGGTGCGCGACACCGAGATGCTGGCCAAGGGCGTTCACTATTTGCTGACCAACGACGACGCACGACGCAAAATGATCGAGGCCGGCGTTGTTGCCGTGCAAGAAATGCGTGGGGCGCTGACGGCGACGCTGAAGGGCCTTGAACCTTATATCAACCCGTTGACGGTGAAGGCGCGCTTGCTGCCGAAGACGGCCGCGCAGCGCTGA
- a CDS encoding HAD family hydrolase, with product MDAIKGILFDKDGTLLDYDESWLPVNRELARIASDGDAALADRLLSACGMDPVTGHIVPDSLLAAGNTRQIAEGLVAAGSSLDVSDLTVRLDDLFAHAADFSVPVTDLSAFFSRLHARGFRLGVASSDNERSIRQTAARFGFTQYVDYIAGYDSGFGSKPEAGMVLGFCAATGLQPSEVAVVGDNNHDLHMGRNAKAGVTVAVLTGTGSRESLAAASDYCLNDITELEGLLPDLQLA from the coding sequence ATGGACGCGATCAAGGGTATCCTGTTCGACAAGGACGGAACGCTTCTGGACTATGATGAAAGCTGGCTGCCGGTAAACCGGGAGCTCGCCCGCATCGCCTCCGACGGCGACGCTGCCCTGGCCGATCGGCTGCTTTCCGCCTGCGGAATGGATCCGGTGACCGGCCATATCGTTCCGGACAGCCTTCTCGCCGCCGGCAACACTCGCCAGATCGCCGAAGGCCTGGTAGCGGCCGGATCGTCGCTCGACGTGTCCGATCTGACTGTTCGCCTCGACGATCTGTTTGCGCACGCCGCCGATTTTTCCGTTCCGGTGACGGACCTGTCGGCCTTCTTTTCTCGCCTGCATGCACGCGGATTCCGTCTTGGCGTCGCCTCCAGTGACAACGAGCGATCCATCCGCCAGACGGCCGCGCGTTTCGGCTTCACCCAGTACGTGGATTACATCGCCGGATACGACAGCGGCTTCGGGTCGAAGCCCGAGGCCGGCATGGTGCTCGGATTTTGCGCGGCCACCGGCCTGCAACCGTCGGAGGTCGCTGTCGTCGGCGACAACAATCACGATCTGCATATGGGCCGCAACGCCAAGGCCGGCGTGACGGTCGCGGTTCTGACCGGTACCGGCTCGCGCGAATCCCTGGCTGCCGCCTCCGACTATTGCCTGAATGATATCACCGAGCTGGAAGGTCTGTTGCCGGACCTGCAGCTCGCCTGA
- the lpxK gene encoding tetraacyldisaccharide 4'-kinase, producing the protein MVSEAPPFWWTKADWRAWTLSPVSFLYGRIAGYRMAHAKRASVPVPVICIGNFTVGGAGKTPTALTIARAAKARGLKPGFLSRGYGGSLDVTTVVDPEHHRAVAVGDEPLLLAREALTVISRRRVEGAKRLVKEGADLIIMDDGFQSARLAIDYALLVIDATRGLGNGHIVPGGPVRAPIRQQLRYATALLKVGAGTAADKIVRIAARAAKPYFTASIKVAAGNELAGQRVLAFAGIADPAKFFRTVESIGCEIAARRSFGDHEHLTEDEVDDILSTAERDGLKIVTTSKDFVRLAGHNGKAKQLAERCVVIEVEMAFEDHLAPNLIITRAIDACRERRMKEKSAA; encoded by the coding sequence ATGGTATCGGAAGCGCCGCCTTTCTGGTGGACGAAGGCTGATTGGCGTGCCTGGACACTCTCTCCTGTTTCATTCCTCTATGGACGTATCGCCGGTTATCGCATGGCGCATGCCAAGCGTGCATCCGTCCCGGTTCCGGTAATCTGCATCGGCAATTTCACCGTGGGCGGCGCCGGCAAGACGCCGACGGCCCTGACGATCGCCCGGGCCGCGAAGGCGAGGGGGCTGAAGCCCGGCTTTCTCAGTCGGGGGTATGGCGGCTCGCTCGACGTCACGACGGTTGTTGATCCCGAGCACCATCGCGCGGTTGCTGTCGGTGACGAGCCGTTGCTGCTCGCCCGCGAGGCTTTGACTGTCATATCCCGGCGCCGGGTCGAAGGCGCCAAGCGCCTCGTCAAGGAAGGCGCTGACCTGATCATCATGGATGACGGCTTCCAGAGCGCGCGGCTTGCGATCGACTATGCCTTGCTCGTCATCGATGCGACGCGCGGCCTGGGTAATGGCCACATCGTTCCCGGCGGGCCGGTGCGCGCGCCGATCCGCCAGCAGCTGCGTTATGCGACCGCCTTGCTGAAGGTCGGGGCTGGAACGGCGGCCGACAAGATCGTGCGTATCGCCGCCCGCGCGGCAAAGCCTTATTTCACCGCGTCTATTAAGGTTGCTGCCGGCAACGAGCTTGCGGGCCAGCGCGTGCTGGCCTTTGCCGGCATCGCGGATCCTGCAAAGTTCTTTCGAACGGTGGAGTCGATCGGCTGCGAGATCGCCGCCCGGCGGTCTTTCGGCGATCACGAGCACCTGACAGAAGACGAGGTTGACGATATCCTGTCAACCGCGGAACGCGATGGCTTGAAGATCGTCACGACGTCAAAGGATTTTGTCCGGCTGGCCGGCCACAATGGCAAGGCGAAACAACTCGCCGAGCGTTGCGTGGTGATCGAAGTCGAGATGGCGTTCGAGGATCATCTCGCGCCGAACCTGATCATCACCCGCGCCATCGACGCATGCCGTGAGCGCCGGATGAAAGAGAAGTCCGCAGCTTAG
- a CDS encoding DUF2093 domain-containing protein: MNLFEGHGNREAQIRYLDADFQILSPGSYVVCAITGKQIPLDELRYWSVARQEPYADAVASLEADKRAGVLPNQKR, encoded by the coding sequence ATGAATTTGTTTGAGGGACATGGAAACCGCGAGGCGCAGATCCGCTATCTGGATGCCGATTTCCAGATCCTGTCGCCCGGCTCCTATGTCGTTTGCGCCATCACCGGCAAGCAGATCCCTCTCGACGAATTGCGCTACTGGAGCGTCGCGCGGCAGGAGCCCTATGCCGATGCCGTGGCCTCGCTCGAGGCCGACAAGCGCGCCGGCGTTTTGCCGAACCAGAAGCGTTAA